GTTGTATCGTTTAAGCCACAATTTTTTTGGAGTTGGCTGATCATGGATCTCAACCATACACACTCTCGGCTGGCTTCATATAAAGCTATAAGTTCTGCATGATTTGAGGATGCAGCCgttagagtttgttttgttgatttccaagatattacggttcctgcatatgtaaatacatatccagTTTGTGACTTGGCCATATGTAGATCAGATAAATATCCTGCATCAGCATATCCAGTGAGTATGGCATCATTTCCTGACTGGAAAAATAATCTAAGGTCTATAGTTCCCTTTAGGTATCGAAATAGATGTTTTACCCAATTCCAATGTCTTTCGCTTGGTGCATTGCTatacctagctaataaatttacaGAAAAAAGCTATATCAGGCCTTGTACTATTTGCTAAGTACATTAAGGCACCAATGGCATTCAAGTAtggcactttcgggcctaaAATTTCTTCGTCTTCTTCTTGTGGACGAAATGGGTCATCATTTATGTTTAGTGATCGTATCACCATTGGGGAACTTAGTGGATGAGCCTTATTCATGTAAAATCGTTTCAAAACTTTCTCAGTATAATTGCTCTGATggacaaatattccacttttcaaatgttcaatttgtagtccaagacagaatttagtttttcctaaatccttcatctcaaattcccTCATCAAATATTTAGCCGTTATCTCAATTTCTCTTGGAGTTCCGATCAGATttaagtcatctacatacaTAGCAATTATTACGAAACCGAATTGAGATCGTTTGATGAATACACATGGGCTAATTTGGTTGTTTTTAAATCCTGCTTTCATAAGGTATTCACTCAAACGATTATACCACATTCGCCCAGATTGCTATAATCCATACaatgatttctttaattttacagGAAACATTTCTCTAGGTACATTCTTTATTGGTAAGTTTAGTTCTTCAGGGACCTTCATATAGATGTCTGTGTCGAGTGACCCATATGAATACGCAGTTACGACATCCATCAATCTCATGTGTAGGCATTGAGAAACTGttaaacttaccaaaaatcTCAGTGTGGTTGCATCAGCTACTGGGGAAtatgtttcttcataatcaattcctggcatttgagaaaaaccttgagctacaagtcttgccttgtatctgacaatttcatttttctcatttctttttcttacaaatacccatttgaagCCTATGGGTTTTATGCCTTTTGGAGTTTGTAAAATATTCCCAAAAGCTTCTcttttttctaatgattttaattctgcctcaattgcttctttccatcttggccaatcatgtctttttctgcattcatttatcgatattggctcaagatcattttcatcatttattatatcaATAGCTACGGAATAAGCAAATGATTCATTTGGAATGACCCTTTTTCTattccattttttcttggagaaaatataatttattgaggtttcataattttcatctttttcattaTCGGAGATGTCTTGatactcaaaatgaaaatgaaaataaaggagaaaatcaagacatctccgataatgaaaaagatgaaaattatgaaacctcaataaattatattttctccaagaaaaaatggaatAGAAAAAGGGTCATTCCAAATGAATCATTTGCTTATTCCGTAGCTATtgatataataaatgatgaaaatgatcttgagccaatatcgataaatgaatgcagaaaaagacatgattggccaagatggaaagaagcaattgaggcagaattaaaatcattagaaaaaagAGAAGCTTTTGGGAATATTTTACAAACTCCAAAAGGCATAAAACCCATAGGcttcaaatgggtatttgtaagaaaaagaaatgagaaaaatgaaattgtcagatacaaggcaagacttgtagctcaaggtttttctcaaatgccaggaattgattatgaagaaacataTTCCCCAGTAGCTGATGCAACCACACTGAgatttttggtaagtttaaCAGTTTCTCAATGCCTACACATGAGATTGATGGATGTCGTAACTGCGTATTCATATGGGTCACTCGACACAGACATCTATATGAAGGTCCCTGAAGAACTAAACTTACCAATAAAGAATGTACCTAGAGAAATGTTTCctgtaaaattaaagaaatcattGTATGGATTATAGCAATCTGGGCGAATGTGGTATAATCGTTTGAGTGAATACCTTATGAAAGCAGGATTTAAAAACAACCAAATTAGCCCATGTGTATTCATCAAACGATCTCAATTCGGTTTCGTAATAATTGCTAtgtatgtagatgacttaaATCTGATCGGAACTCCAAGAGAAATTGAGATAACGGCTAAATATTTGATGAgggaatttgagatgaaggatttaggaaaaactaaattctgtcttggactacaaattgaacatttgaaaagtggaatatttgtccATCAGAGCAATTATACTGAGAAAGTTTTGAAACGATTTTACATGAATAAGGCTCATCCACTAAGTTCCCCAATGGTGATACGATCACTAAACATAAATGATGACCCATTTCGTCCACAAGAAGAAGACGAAGAAATTttaggcccgaaagtgccaTACTTGAATGCCATTGGTGCCTTAATGTACTTAGCAAATAGTACAAGGCCTGATATAGCTTTTTTCtgtaaatttattagctaggtatAGCAATGCACCAAGCGAAAGACATTGGAATTGGGTAAAACATCTATTTCGATACCTAAAGGGAACTATAGACCTTAGATTATTTTTCCAGTCAGGAAATGATGCCATACTCACTGGATATGCTGATGCAGGATATTTATCTGATCTACATATGGCCAAGTCACAAActggatatgtatttacatatgcaggaaccgtaatatcttggaaatcaacaaaacaaactctaacGGCTGCATCCTCAAATCATGCAGAACTTATAGCTTTATATGAAGCCAGCCGAGAGTGTGTATGGTTGAGATCCATGATCAGCCAACTCCAAAAAAATTGTGGCTTAAACGATACAACTAGGGCACCAACtacaatttatgaagataatgatgcatgtaatcaaccaagtcagagaaggatacatcaggggagacagaacaaaacacttgtcaccaaaattattcTTCGCACATGATCTGCAGAAAGATAAAGATAAAagtccaagaaattcaatccACTGAAAACCCCGTtgatttattcacaaagtcacTCCCGTCAAAGCAATTCGAGTATTTGGTACGCAAGATTGGAATGTGTCGATTTCGAGACATATGTTAACTTTAGGGGGAGAAATATGCTCAATGTactcttttttcctttgatcAGGTTTTTTTTATCCCACTGGGTTTTTcctgataaaggtttttaatgagacaGTTTAAGACTATGAATGTCATAATAAAATTCCCACATATAtgtaatgcattcaagggggaaTGTTGCAAGTGATTTGACAACTCATGAATGCATTGAGTTGTGTGTTTCTATCCTTATTAATAGTAACACACTTGTTGTTACTTGTAGATCTTGCACTACATATATGTGCATCTACTTGTAATACTGAAGAGCATAATGAAATAGAAGATAAAATTATATAAGTTTATCAATCTCttatactacttttctccttatattctccctaccttttaacataaaatctttatttattattatttgaaggtgaaattaaattttatgagtttattaagtgattatatacacataaatatataaaagtttgatgtatataattttatagACTAAAGTAACCAAATGCATATGCACATAATATGATGACATGATCagataaatagagataaaaccGTCCATAAAGGCGATAACAATGCTAAATTAACCAGTCCATAAAGGCggtcattacaaaataatattagctAGTCCATATAGGCGGCTGAAAAAGTAAAAACGAATATAAAGTTTAAacgacattattaaaataaattattttataggtTAATAGTCTGAAAACGTTTACTACTAGTTTCTTCGCCTtcgtaatttttttcttttattactttcttGTGGGACAGTAGGATCATTAGTAGGTTGGACTAGTGGGTTATCTGTAGATTGTGGTGGCTGATTAGTAGGTGGTTGTGCTGGTGGATTAGTTGCATTATTGGGACTTGGCATTGAGTTTTCATTTATATGGgtattatttggattatgtCTTCGCAGTTGGTTTGAACCATTATTAGCTGGGTTGGTAGTAACAGATATACAATTTTCTTCAAGGATAAAGTATAAAACGGTGTTAGTAACACcttgaataataatattgataccgTTTGATTGTTAGTCCATATTGTGGCTAAAAAATTGTTataatgttttgaaaaaaaaataatattacctTCTTGGATTTTTGAGAGCGAAAATTCgtgctgataacgtgttaaaagGTAGGGAGAATGTAAGGAGAAAAGTAGTACAAGGGATTGATAAACTTATATAATTTTATCTTCTATTTCATTATGCTCTTCAGTATTACAAGTAgatgcacatatatatagtgcaagatcTACAAGTAACAACAAGTGTATTACTATTAATAAGGATAGAAACACACAACTCAATGCATTCATGAGTTGTCAAATCACTTGCaacaaaaatttcataaatttcatATACTTTTAATCAAATTGGGGAAAACTTGGTATTTatgatttcaaaatcaaattgaacaaaaattgcTCAACCTGTCAAGGTATACAGCAATCATATTGTTTATACTTTCAATTCAAACATTGTTACTATTACGGAACAATTTTCGTAGTTAATGAATTTTGTACTCCGTAGACTGATCAAGATAGATTGCCATACCATTTTCCGACTAAGTACTAAGAAACTATATTGTTACAACAATGATAAAGTCTCAATTCCAAATATATAAGTCAAGTACATGaaacaaaatcaattaacatGGAAAAACGATATCAAGaatctattttaatcaaatgttcTATTTGATTTcgcatcaatttttttaaaaaataattaggcTGAGATCATATGGGACCACATAAAAGGAGTGAGTAAGAGAAAAGTGATAAATTAATAGCAGTTGTGTAGATAATTGAATCTCATCATaactacataaataaaaaaaaagattactaaataaaaaaatgaagacATTTGACAAAAATACgccaaaaaaattaatgtgacatttgattagaatacGAGGGAAGAGCTAAGCTTGTCTATAATGAAGTATATCCTCAttttcctttcatttctttcaatCTCACCCATGTTTTTGCAAGATCATCTTACTTACATCTTCCACTTTTTGTATTGAAGAATATTTTGGTATGGAAGTATTATTGCACAAAGACCTGTCATGATCCACCctcaaaaatcattaaaaatttatatagcATATTTGCCCCACAAATTACTTTAACTTTGCTTTAAGTTACATACTCATAGTTAACATAACAGAAATGCTCAAAAATCTTGAGCTTTTGGCAATCTTCATCCCCGTTCCCTAAAATCTCTCAAGTAACGTCGCTTCGGCTTCGTCTCTAATTCAGCATAAAACACCGTCTTCATGTGCAGACCGAAGAGATATATTGTTAATGCTGATAATTTAAAATGTCGAATCAGACATGAAACAGTAAGAATGGAagcaagcaaaaaaaaaaaaaaaaaaaaagaagcagaTGGGCACAAAACGTGTATTATTATCGGAATCCAGCTACTATTACAAGAGATTAAGCTGCTCAAATTTCCCTCATAACACTAGTGTAACAGATTACAGTAATGTGATCTACAGAAAAAGGGTAGAACTATTTCAGGCCTCAATACAACTGAAAAAAATTGCATTTTGGGAGTAGTATAATACAGTTAGAATAAAATACAAGGGAAGAAATAGATACGATCTGAATCAACCTTAACTAGAAGTAGTGTCAACAATCAAGGCCGAAATTCTAGGTAGCTATTCAGAAGGAAACACCTAGCTGTTTCGCAAAATGATCCCCGTCCTCCTCGTCCATGGAGTCTACCTCATTATAGCCGGTTTCACCTTCTCCGTCAAATTGCTCATATTCATATGTCCCGTCATCTTGTTCATACTCTTCGTCGTATTCTTGATCTGCATTATCGGCCACAATTAATTCTTCTTCAACTTTCGGGTGATTACCATCCGTTTTAGGTGAAGATGATTCAGCCTCACTATCAccattcaattttatttttttatttgaaattacaCCCTCTTCTTCGACTGCCTCGACTGCCAGAGGCTTATTGTCAATTTCACCTGCCTTATTTTTGTCAGATGCAGAGGAAAGAGTGGTCTGTTTTACTGTGTTTGCATCAGAATTTGAAGCACTGCTTGTTATGTTTACATCATTTTCACTCTGCTTGATCTCTTCTTTATTAGCTGAATTTGTACTGGTAGGAGCTTTCCTTTTTCGCTTTAAAATCTCGCTTAGTGGCTTGGGGCCTTCAAATGAGAGATCATTATCAGTAGCATTGGAGCTAGCTAAGACAGTATCTCTAATCTTACCGCCATAACCTGATTGTTTGGTGCCTTTTAGCTCCAACAACCGTTTTGGAGAGGGAAAATCAGTACCAACAGCTGCAACAGTATCCTTTCTCACAGGTGGACCATTTATTTTTCTACCCTCACGGCTTTCATCTTTGATTCGTCCACGCAATCGATCTCGAAGATGACCTTGTTGACCATAGACTTGCGGTCTGCTTGGAGATGATCTTCCCCAGCTCCTCCCCCTTTCATTTTCCCTCTCTGAATACATATTACCTCTCACTGGAGAAGATCTTCTTGGAATCTTTATTCTGTCTTGAAGACGGTGGCTACGAGAAGCCTCATGTATAGGTGACCGACGTGAGTTCCTCTGAGTACTCCTGTAGCCTTGGTTCTCAGCATATTCATCAATACTATAATCAGAATTAACAACAGATTTCAACCCATTTACTCTATGTTGCTTTGATAAGCGATTACGCAAATCAGAATTTTGATTGAAATCAGGACTCTGTGACTTGTATGAGCCTCTCCTGTCATAGTCAGCTGGTTCACCAAGTGATCTCTCTGATGACGGTCTGTGATGATCCAAAGCATAATTCTCCGACAAATGATCAAATGAATCATAGAGACGTCTACTGTGATTAAATTCAGGGTCAAAGTCACCAATAGAATTATAATCATCCTGATGACCCATGTCAAACTCTTTCAGATTTCTTCCATCACGACCTTTCATCCTCACATATTGATCATCAGGATAATATTCATCTTCGTTGAGCTTGTCATCCACAAGTACATCAAATCCAGGAGAAGAATCCCTCAACGAATCATCAGCCTCTCTAccattttgaaatttttggtCATCATACAAGCCACCATCATGTGCACGCCCATTCCTACCTCTCAAAATCCCATTGTTAACAGAAAAAGGTTTAAGTTTTTCATACTTAGGGAACTCTTCAATCACACCACCAGGAGGGATATAAGCTCTTCCAGCAGACTCTCCATTCACCGTCCGTGAAGACTGACCTTTCAGAATTGTCGTTTTCGGCGGTGGAGCTTCCACGACCTTAGTTGTAGTTACTTGGagatttgttttttgttgtGTGCGCTTTTCATTTGTACCAAACGTTTTCTTGAAAACCGGGGCTTCAGGAGCAATGTTGCTGGCTGGGACCTGTTGAGTCTTAGTACTAGGATGGTTTGGGCCGTGCATGAAAGGGCATCTGTCTGCTTTTAAGCAATAGCCCTTCTGAAAGAAAATGCAGGGTACTCCTTGTTTAGACGAATTCTGAGGCGTAGCAGGAACAGGTGGGATAGGTGGTACAATAACAGAAGGCCCAGAAAAGTTACCAGCTTTAGGAGACACCAAACCATCCAAAGGCTGAATACATAGGGATAATATGATTAGTATTGTCAAAGAGAATTGCAATGAGCATATATTTAGGCACAAAACATTTAAACAACTTTAGCATCTAACAAGGAAAAAGAAAGAACTTACAGGATGCCTAAATGAGCATTTAGGATTCAAACAATTTCCATTCAACCAATACCAACAATCTCTTGGGTTAATCCGAGCATATTCACTATGCCGATACTCACATTCATTTCCCTGCAAACACATGAAATACGAGCAAGCCAATATTAAAAACTACAGTTAACAGATAAAaaaattcaccaaaataaacgGACAACAATACCACCTTTATCCACATCTCCAAACGCATCCACAAAGCACATCATAAAAAGCTACTCCCtctctttcatttcaaatatgtcatttgctttttgcacgttTGCCAATagtgtatataattaaaatttataaaagttgGATATAAATAAACCTTATATAAagaagaatcaaacaagatctcatttacCTATGTTATAATGTGTGGATTAAGAATAAAGTACAAATTAGTGTTTGATGAATAGTAACCTAAAAGCGgacatttgaaaagaaataGAGGAGTACCAAGTTTCAAATAATCTTTCTTTCCACTGCATTCTTAGTTATACAATCTAACCATAGATTAAAGACCATCATCAATTACATAACATGCTaaataataaccataatatCATAAATGAAGATTTTTTCGCCAACAAACAATTAGGACGATCAAAATTATACTCACCAGTCACATACTACCAAAGATCTAAACCTAGCATCAATCCAATTCATTATGTAACGAATCCTAATTACCAAGTTATAAACAGAATCCCCAACAATCTAAATGCAGAATACcacaaaaactcataattaacAAACTCAACCAAGATCAAACCCATAATTATACTCAAATATTTTAGATTTACACCAATTTAAAGATATATTTGCAGTTGAAAAGAATCTAAAAACGAAAATTTTAAGTCAAAAAACTCAAGAATTCAAACCTTTTTGCAAGTCAAGGGAGAAGCGAGAAAATAAACACAATCAGTATTCCGTTTCAAAGATTCATCTTCAGCCATATTAGAAGACGAAGAAGAAGGTCCACCTCCGCCTTGTTGTGGCTCCTTAGTAATCGCAGTAGTAGCAGCCATGAACTTTATACTATACTTGAAGCTTCAACTTCAATGGCGCCGGAATCAGGTTTTTCTACAGATCAAGGAATGGGATGTCGGCACGGAAACCCTAACAATGCATTAATCAGGGTTTGATTTTGGATTTTTGCATAAATTGATTGGATTTTGAAGTTGTCGAGAGATAAAGGGAGGGAGATACTATAGAGAGAAATGAGTTAGTCTAAGATTAGAGAGAAGTATGGAAGCTCGTTGAGATCGAGCTGAAATGGCTTTTTCTTCTTACCTTCTTACTTTCACTTTTAATAGAAGCCAATCAACAACATTTGAGGTTTATGTTGTGTTggcctgttttttttttttctaaacattttttaatggtttatattttatttggaataatttgtgaattatcATTTTAGAGTTCAATCTTATATAAATTACAGttttaatattctttttaaATTAGCAAAGTAGCAATGTTTGTAGTATTTAGGTTAGAATTTCaaccacttaacctaaaattttGACCACTTAAATGGTCAGAATTATGTGATTTCCCTGAACATAGTAGATATTGATACTTTTTGGTTGTAATTcgtaagaaaaatatattaaggttgtaattcgcgAAAGTTCGAAAGTTTAAGGTTTTAATTTGCAAAtaaatcttttatttattgAGTACAAACTTGATACAAGATGCCTTAGGTATGAACTTGAGGATAGGTACAGTTTTTCACCTAACAACCAATAGTCAAACTGAGCATAGTATTCAAATACTAGAGAATATGTTGCATGTATGTGAACTTGACTTTGGAGGTTCTTGGGAGGATAGACTAGATTTGATTGAGTTTTCATATAATAACCATTATCATGTTAGTATCCAGATGGCACCATTTGAGGCTTTATATGGTCGTCGATGTCGTAGTTCTTTGTGTTGCGATGATGCAGCTAAAGCTATGGTATTCGGACCACCATTAATTTAGGAGATGATTGACCAGGTTTGTATCATACGTCAAAGTATGAGGGCCGCAAAAGACCGACAGAATAGTTATGCTAATCAACGTCGTCGACCGCTTGACTTTCAAGTCGGAGACAAATTATTCCTTAGGGTATTTTCGACACGTAGTGTTATGAGATTCGGAAAGAAAGACAAGCTTAGCCCAAGATTTATTGGGCCATACGAGATTTTAGAGCGTATTGGTGAAGTAGCTTATCAACTTGCTTTACCACCTTCAATTGACTGCGTTCATAATGTGTTTCATGTGTCTCAATTTAGACAAAATTTGAGGGACGATTCTCATGTTTTGGAGCTAGAACAACTCACTATTGATAATACTCTACAGTACAAGGAGACCTCTGTTCAGATCCTAGATAAAAAGACTTGAGATACCCATCGAGGTAGTGTTGCACTTGTTAATGCGTTGTGGTCAAGCCACATTGTTGAGGAGGCCACATGAGAGGCCGAGGACGTTATGAGGCGTGAGTACTCGCATTTGTTCAAGCTGG
This genomic stretch from Amaranthus tricolor cultivar Red isolate AtriRed21 chromosome 9, ASM2621246v1, whole genome shotgun sequence harbors:
- the LOC130823115 gene encoding zinc finger CCCH domain-containing protein 17-like, whose amino-acid sequence is MAATTAITKEPQQGGGGPSSSSSNMAEDESLKRNTDCVYFLASPLTCKKGNECEYRHSEYARINPRDCWYWLNGNCLNPKCSFRHPPLDGLVSPKAGNFSGPSVIVPPIPPVPATPQNSSKQGVPCIFFQKGYCLKADRCPFMHGPNHPSTKTQQVPASNIAPEAPVFKKTFGTNEKRTQQKTNLQVTTTKVVEAPPPKTTILKGQSSRTVNGESAGRAYIPPGGVIEEFPKYEKLKPFSVNNGILRGRNGRAHDGGLYDDQKFQNGREADDSLRDSSPGFDVLVDDKLNEDEYYPDDQYVRMKGRDGRNLKEFDMGHQDDYNSIGDFDPEFNHSRRLYDSFDHLSENYALDHHRPSSERSLGEPADYDRRGSYKSQSPDFNQNSDLRNRLSKQHRVNGLKSVVNSDYSIDEYAENQGYRSTQRNSRRSPIHEASRSHRLQDRIKIPRRSSPVRGNMYSERENERGRSWGRSSPSRPQVYGQQGHLRDRLRGRIKDESREGRKINGPPVRKDTVAAVGTDFPSPKRLLELKGTKQSGYGGKIRDTVLASSNATDNDLSFEGPKPLSEILKRKRKAPTSTNSANKEEIKQSENDVNITSSASNSDANTVKQTTLSSASDKNKAGEIDNKPLAVEAVEEEGVISNKKIKLNGDSEAESSSPKTDGNHPKVEEELIVADNADQEYDEEYEQDDGTYEYEQFDGEGETGYNEVDSMDEEDGDHFAKQLGVSF